The proteins below come from a single Natrinema sp. SYSU A 869 genomic window:
- a CDS encoding [LysW]-lysine hydrolase, which translates to MNASSSEPMDVTAADARELVIDLVSIPSPTREEREAAKRLVDFFEAHDREVWIDAVGNVRAPADNAVLLTSHIDTVPGDIPVEVEETGDDEVLWGRGSVDATGPLAAMAVAAVRTGVSFVGVVGEEIDSKGSRYLADDRDEPPEAVVNGEPSGADGITLGYRGLIAGTYVATSESGHTSRPDPNAIQHAVRWWSAVEEYFEGDEYEPVFEQVTTKPVDIEGGVSDDGLSVEATMDVQLRVPPALDVGTVREAAEAKLEVGTVTWKDKVPPVMMSPRTEVARAFRVAIRKEGSDPRLVRKTGTSDMNIYAGAWDCPMVTYGPGNSDLDHAPDERLPLSEFDQSVSVLERVARTLSEQ; encoded by the coding sequence ATGAACGCGAGCTCGAGCGAACCGATGGACGTAACGGCCGCGGACGCCCGAGAGCTGGTGATCGATCTCGTTTCGATCCCCTCACCCACCCGCGAGGAACGCGAGGCGGCCAAACGCCTCGTGGACTTCTTCGAAGCCCACGACCGAGAGGTCTGGATCGACGCGGTCGGGAACGTCCGCGCGCCGGCGGACAACGCCGTGTTGTTGACCTCACACATCGACACCGTGCCAGGGGACATCCCCGTCGAGGTCGAAGAGACTGGCGATGACGAGGTCCTCTGGGGCCGCGGCAGCGTCGACGCGACGGGACCGCTCGCCGCGATGGCGGTCGCCGCCGTCCGCACCGGCGTCTCCTTCGTCGGCGTCGTCGGCGAGGAAATCGACTCGAAAGGGTCGCGCTACCTCGCCGACGACCGCGACGAGCCGCCGGAGGCCGTCGTCAACGGCGAGCCCTCCGGCGCCGACGGGATCACGCTCGGTTACCGCGGCCTGATCGCCGGAACCTACGTCGCAACCAGCGAGTCCGGCCACACCTCCCGGCCAGACCCGAACGCGATCCAACACGCCGTCCGCTGGTGGTCGGCCGTCGAGGAGTACTTCGAGGGCGACGAGTACGAACCGGTCTTCGAACAGGTGACGACCAAGCCGGTCGACATCGAAGGCGGCGTCAGCGACGACGGTCTCTCCGTCGAGGCGACGATGGACGTCCAGTTGCGCGTCCCGCCGGCACTCGACGTCGGAACCGTCCGCGAAGCCGCAGAGGCCAAACTCGAGGTCGGGACCGTGACCTGGAAGGACAAGGTCCCGCCGGTGATGATGAGCCCGCGAACCGAGGTCGCACGGGCGTTTCGCGTTGCCATCCGGAAAGAGGGCAGCGATCCCCGCCTCGTGCGAAAGACCGGGACGAGCGACATGAACATCTACGCCGGGGCCTGGGACTGTCCGATGGTCACCTACGGCCCGGGCAACTCGGACCTCGATCATGCGCCCGATGAACGACTGCCGCTGTCGGAGTTCGACCAGTCGGTATCGGTCCTCGAGCGCGTCGCGCGGACGCTCAGTGAGCAATAG
- a CDS encoding aspartate aminotransferase family protein yields MSDLDFVSGGKPIGIERGEGPYLYSTDGTEYVDAGASFACTPLGHSHPVVVEAVQEQVGKLTFIDSSYPVQAREDAYAALVAATPDGLEQAWFCNSGTEANEAALKFARSATGESKIVAATRSFHGRTMGSLAATWKDKYKEPYEPLAGDMEFVPYGDSEELAAAVDDETAAVILEPIQGEGGINVPPAGYLETAREVTDEAGAAFVLDEVQTGMGRTGEMWACQNAGVTPDVLTTAKGLGNGLPVGAVAVRDWIADGAASHNATFSGGPVVAAAVHATVSTLVEEEWPAHAADVGGYLVDELEAALGDEVREVRGDGLLIGLELKRGANRVARDLAMNHQVLALPAGRTVLRLLPPLVIGEAEADQLVDALTAVVASDTES; encoded by the coding sequence ATGAGCGACCTCGACTTCGTCTCCGGCGGCAAGCCAATCGGCATCGAACGCGGCGAGGGTCCGTACCTCTACAGCACCGACGGCACGGAGTACGTCGATGCCGGTGCGAGTTTCGCATGCACGCCGCTGGGCCACAGCCATCCCGTAGTCGTCGAGGCCGTTCAAGAACAGGTTGGAAAGTTGACTTTTATCGACTCCTCGTACCCCGTTCAGGCGCGCGAGGACGCCTACGCCGCGCTCGTCGCGGCGACGCCTGACGGACTCGAGCAGGCCTGGTTCTGCAACTCCGGGACTGAGGCCAACGAGGCCGCGCTGAAGTTCGCCCGGTCGGCGACCGGTGAGTCGAAGATCGTCGCTGCGACCCGCTCGTTCCACGGCCGGACGATGGGGTCGCTCGCGGCGACCTGGAAGGACAAGTACAAGGAGCCCTACGAACCTCTCGCCGGCGATATGGAGTTCGTCCCCTACGGTGACAGCGAAGAACTCGCGGCTGCCGTGGACGACGAGACGGCTGCAGTCATCCTCGAGCCGATCCAGGGCGAAGGCGGGATCAATGTCCCGCCTGCGGGCTACCTCGAGACCGCCCGCGAGGTTACCGACGAGGCCGGCGCAGCGTTCGTCTTGGACGAGGTCCAGACCGGCATGGGACGCACCGGCGAGATGTGGGCCTGCCAGAACGCGGGCGTCACGCCCGACGTACTCACGACGGCGAAGGGCCTGGGCAACGGCCTGCCCGTCGGCGCGGTCGCAGTTCGGGACTGGATCGCCGACGGCGCGGCCTCGCACAACGCCACGTTCAGCGGCGGCCCTGTCGTCGCCGCTGCAGTCCACGCGACCGTCTCGACGCTGGTCGAGGAGGAGTGGCCCGCCCACGCCGCCGACGTCGGCGGCTATCTCGTCGACGAACTCGAGGCGGCGCTGGGCGACGAGGTGCGTGAGGTCCGCGGCGACGGCCTGCTCATCGGTCTCGAGTTGAAACGCGGCGCGAACCGCGTTGCCCGTGATCTGGCGATGAACCATCAAGTGTTGGCGCTGCCCGCGGGTCGAACCGTCCTGCGCCTGCTGCCACCGCTCGTGATCGGCGAGGCGGAGGCGGACCAACTCGTAGATGCGCTGACTGCGGTCGTCGCATCCGACACCGAATCATGA